A region from the Falco peregrinus isolate bFalPer1 chromosome 19, bFalPer1.pri, whole genome shotgun sequence genome encodes:
- the LOC101910337 gene encoding scale keratin-like: protein MSCYDLCSTSACGVNRPQPLADSGNEPCVRQCPDSTTLIQPPPVVVTFPGPILSSFPQDSVVGSSGAPVLGGYGGSLGYGGYGSLGYGGLYGHGGSSLGYGGLYGYRGYGSLGYGGLYGCGGSLGYRGLYGYGRSYGFGSCSPYSYWSNRYSRGSCGFW, encoded by the coding sequence ATGTCTTGCTACGACCTGTGCTCCACCTCTGCCTGTGGCGTCAaccgcccccagcccctcgctgACAGCGGGAATGAGCCATGCGTCCGTCAGTGCCCTGACTCCACCACCCTGATCCAGCCACCTCCAGTCGTCGTCACCTTCCCCggccccatcctcagctccttcccgcaGGATTCAGTTGTGGGATCCTCTGGAGCACCCGTCCTTGGGGGCTACGGGGGCTCCCTTGGCTATGGGGGCTACGGCTCCCTGGGCTATGGGGGTCTGTATGGCCATGGGGGCTCCTCGCTGGGCTACGGGGGTCTGTATGGCTACAGGGGCTATGGCTCCCTGGGCTATGGGGGTCTGTATGGCTGTGGGGGCTCCCTGGGTTACAGAGGTCTGTATGGCTATGGTAGATCGTATGGGTTTGGCTCTTGCAGCCCTTACTCCTACTGGTCCAACAGGTACAGCCGTGGCAGCTGCGGGTTCTGGtaa
- the LOC101924327 gene encoding scale keratin-like, giving the protein MSCYDLCSTSACGVNRPQPLADSGNEPCIRQCPDSTTLIQPPPVVVTFPGPILSSFPQDSVVGSSGAPVLGGYRGSLGYGGYGSLGYGGLYGHGGSSLGYGGLYGYRGYGSLGYGGLYGCGGSLGYRGLYGYGRLYGFGSCSPYSYWSNRYSRGSCGPC; this is encoded by the coding sequence ATGTCTTGCTACGACCTGTGCTCCACCTCTGCCTGTGGCGTCAaccgcccccagcccctcgctgACAGCGGGAATGAGCCATGCATCCGTCAGTGCCCTGACTCCACCACCCTGATCCAGCCACCTCCAGTCGTCGTCACCTTCCCCggccccatcctcagctccttcccgcaGGATTCAGTTGTGGGATCCTCTGGAGCACCCGTCCTTGGGGGCTACAGGGGCTCCCTTGGCTATGGGGGCTACGGCTCCCTGGGCTATGGGGGTCTGTATGGCCATGGGGGCTCCTCGCTGGGCTACGGGGGTCTGTATGGCTACAGGGGCTATGGCTCCCTGGGCTATGGGGGTCTGTATGGCTGTGGGGGCTCCCTGGGTTACAGAGGTCTGTATGGCTATGGTAGATTGTATGGGTTTGGCTCTTGCAGCCCTTACTCCTACTGGTCCAACAGGTACAGCCGTGGCAGCTGTGGTCCCTGCTAA
- the LOC101924154 gene encoding scale keratin-like has protein sequence MSCYDLCPTAVGGIYRPQPLTDSGNEPCVRQCPDSTTLIQPPPVVVTFPGPILSSFPQDSVVGSSGAPVLGGYGGSLGYGGYGSLGYGGLYGHGGSLLGYGGLYGYRGYGSLGYGGLYGCGGSLGYRGLYGYGRSYGFGSCSPYSYRYNRYSRGSCGPC, from the coding sequence ATGTCTTGCTACGACCTGTGCCCCACTGCCGTTGGTGGCATCTaccgcccccagcccctcactgACAGCGGGAATGAGCCATGCGTCCGTCAGTGCCCTGACTCCACCACCCTGATCCAGCCACCTCCAGTCGTCGTCACCTTCCCCggccccatcctcagctccttcccgcaGGATTCAGTTGTGGGATCCTCTGGAGCACCCGTCCTTGGGGGCTACGGGGGCTCCCTTGGCTATGGGGGCTACGGCTCCCTGGGCTATGGGGGTCTGTATGGCCATGGGGGCTCCTTGCTGGGCTACGGGGGTCTGTATGGCTACAGGGGCTATGGCTCCCTGGGCTATGGGGGTCTGTATGGCTGTGGGGGCTCCCTGGGTTACAGAGGTCTGTATGGCTATGGTAGATCGTATGGGTTTGGCTCTTGCAGCCCTTACTCCTACCGGTACAACAGGTACAGCCGTGGCAGCTGTGGGCCCTGCTAA